In Lacrimispora indolis DSM 755, a genomic segment contains:
- a CDS encoding sodium-dependent transporter has protein sequence MGREKFSSRLGFILISAGCAIGLGNVWRFPYIVGQYGGAAFVLIYAVFLLILGLPIVVMEFAVGRASQKSVALSYDVLEPEGSKWHYAKYLGMAGNYILMMFYTTVSGWMVLYFFKMAKGDFVGLDAEGVAGEFGNMLANPVVMGIFMILMVVGCFSICAKGLQGGVEKITKWMMVCLLGLMAILAVHSIFMENSRAGLEFYLKPDFGKIMEAGIGEVIFAAMGQAFFTLSIGIGALAIFGSYIGKEHRLAGEAISVAFLDTFVAFMAGLIIFPACFAFQIEPGQGPKLVFVTLPNVFNNMAGGRLIGSLFFLFMSFAAISTIIAVFQNIVSFATDLTGCTIKKAVWLNAAAIILLSLPCVLGFNVWSGFMPFGEGSNVLDLEDFIISNNLLPLGSLIYLAFCTSRYGWGFEKFMKEANAGKGIKFPRWARAYVTYVLPVIVLAIFIQGYAAKFF, from the coding sequence ATGGGAAGAGAAAAGTTTTCATCCCGCCTGGGATTTATCCTGATTTCGGCTGGATGTGCTATTGGACTTGGAAATGTATGGCGTTTTCCTTATATTGTGGGACAATATGGAGGAGCAGCATTTGTTTTGATTTATGCTGTGTTTCTGCTTATTTTGGGACTGCCCATTGTGGTAATGGAATTTGCTGTGGGACGGGCCAGCCAGAAAAGCGTTGCCTTGTCCTATGATGTGCTGGAGCCTGAAGGAAGCAAATGGCATTATGCCAAGTACCTGGGAATGGCGGGAAATTACATTCTGATGATGTTTTATACCACGGTTTCCGGGTGGATGGTTTTGTATTTCTTCAAGATGGCAAAGGGGGATTTTGTTGGCCTTGACGCGGAAGGAGTAGCCGGGGAGTTTGGGAATATGCTGGCAAATCCTGTTGTCATGGGAATATTTATGATCCTCATGGTGGTGGGCTGCTTTTCTATTTGTGCAAAAGGGCTTCAGGGCGGTGTGGAAAAGATCACTAAATGGATGATGGTATGCCTTTTGGGCTTAATGGCAATACTGGCCGTTCATTCCATATTCATGGAAAACAGCAGGGCAGGGCTGGAATTTTACTTAAAGCCTGATTTCGGAAAGATCATGGAGGCTGGGATCGGGGAAGTCATATTTGCTGCAATGGGACAGGCCTTTTTTACCTTAAGCATTGGGATCGGAGCTCTTGCAATCTTTGGAAGCTACATTGGCAAGGAACACAGGCTGGCCGGCGAAGCCATCAGTGTGGCATTCTTAGACACTTTTGTGGCTTTTATGGCAGGACTTATTATTTTTCCTGCCTGCTTTGCGTTCCAGATTGAGCCGGGCCAGGGGCCAAAGCTGGTTTTTGTGACACTGCCCAACGTGTTCAATAACATGGCAGGAGGAAGGCTGATAGGAAGCCTGTTCTTTCTTTTTATGTCATTTGCGGCAATTTCCACGATAATTGCGGTTTTCCAGAATATCGTTTCTTTTGCCACGGATTTGACCGGCTGCACCATTAAAAAGGCTGTGTGGCTGAATGCGGCTGCCATTATCCTGTTATCCCTGCCCTGTGTGCTGGGCTTTAATGTATGGAGCGGCTTTATGCCCTTTGGGGAAGGAAGCAATGTGCTGGACTTAGAAGATTTTATTATCAGCAATAACCTGCTTCCCTTAGGAAGCCTGATCTATCTGGCTTTCTGCACCAGCAGATATGGCTGGGGATTTGAGAAATTCATGAAGGAAGCCAATGCGGGAAAGGGGATAAAATTTCCCCGATGGGCAAGGGCTTACGTGACGTACGTTCTTCCGGTCATTGTTCTTGCAATTTTTATCCAGGGCTATGCGGCTAAATTTTTCTAG
- a CDS encoding MBL fold metallo-hydrolase has translation MDKQDLNYKEYVEIAEGVYWVGFFDEGAGLHCNPYLIVDGDEAVLIDSGSRDDFSTVMLKVMRTGISPGKIRRLIYQHYDPDLCGNIPHIETLINSKDLKIISHHENNIFINYYSMNTPKQCIEELGFHYEFTSGRRLEFIRTPYSHSPGSFITYDVKTKILFSSDIFGSYDHNWNLFALIGSSCMDCTPQQVCPITKKVCQIKGMVNFHQRIMPSKKALRYALERIENLDVSMIAPQHGSILDTPAAQKIVIKRLKELNNVGIDYFLEEEGN, from the coding sequence ATGGATAAACAGGATTTGAATTATAAAGAGTATGTAGAAATAGCCGAGGGAGTCTACTGGGTGGGATTTTTTGACGAAGGAGCAGGGCTTCACTGCAATCCTTATTTGATCGTGGACGGGGATGAGGCAGTTCTCATTGACAGCGGAAGCAGGGATGATTTCAGCACGGTCATGCTGAAGGTCATGCGCACGGGAATAAGCCCCGGTAAGATCAGGCGTCTCATATACCAGCATTATGATCCTGACTTGTGCGGCAACATTCCCCATATTGAAACTCTCATTAACAGTAAAGATTTAAAAATCATCTCCCATCATGAAAATAATATTTTCATCAATTATTATTCTATGAACACGCCCAAACAATGTATAGAAGAATTAGGCTTTCACTATGAATTTACAAGCGGCAGGCGCCTGGAATTTATCAGGACGCCTTATTCCCATTCGCCGGGCAGCTTCATTACTTATGATGTTAAGACTAAAATATTGTTCAGCAGCGATATTTTCGGAAGCTATGATCACAACTGGAATTTATTTGCATTGATCGGCAGCAGCTGCATGGACTGCACGCCCCAACAGGTCTGTCCCATTACTAAAAAAGTGTGCCAGATCAAGGGAATGGTAAATTTTCATCAGCGGATCATGCCGTCAAAAAAAGCACTCCGGTACGCCCTGGAACGAATCGAGAATCTTGATGTTTCCATGATCGCTCCCCAGCATGGAAGCATCCTTGATACCCCTGCCGCACAGAAAATCGTAATCAAGCGGCTGAAGGAACTGAACAACGTTGGGATCGACTATTTTCTAGAGGAGGAAGGAAATTGA
- a CDS encoding HD-GYP domain-containing protein: protein MGTDAILLGEKIVLEESDTDEYVKAMLDHFAKQVDNQIHTALVSEIMERYVDVSKQLEIKSRELEISDASRREAQEIALIGNWELNLSTKQLWWSDTMNRILEIDRSAEPDLALYFQKVHPDDKELVNRIFRDMQNGMVPAEYRYRLLMEANRIKWVHIRFVASKESYGRPFKVHGTIQDITGAKAVEEKLEEYNHHLEDLVQKKVEEVSASQMATIHALVKLSESRDDDTGEHIVRTAKYCRLLAEKLWEKGVYRKEADQAFIDNITQASPLHDIGKVGIPDSILLKPGKLTAKEFEIMKTHATIGYQTLASVGEKDTESEFIETGKEITLCHHEKWDGSGYPKGLKGEEIPLSARIMALADVYDALRSKRVYKEGYSHEKSSEIITQGRGSHFDPFLVDLFLENHCAFCEIFDRNSKCRE from the coding sequence ATGGGCACAGATGCAATCCTACTGGGAGAAAAAATTGTATTGGAAGAGTCAGATACTGATGAATATGTGAAGGCCATGCTGGATCATTTTGCAAAACAGGTGGATAACCAGATTCATACTGCCCTGGTATCGGAGATCATGGAGCGGTATGTGGACGTATCAAAGCAGCTGGAAATAAAGAGCAGGGAATTGGAGATAAGCGATGCCTCCCGCCGGGAAGCCCAGGAAATTGCATTAATAGGGAACTGGGAGCTGAACCTTTCCACAAAGCAGCTGTGGTGGTCAGATACCATGAACCGGATATTGGAAATAGACCGGTCAGCAGAGCCGGATCTGGCGCTGTATTTTCAAAAGGTCCATCCTGATGACAAGGAGCTGGTAAACCGGATTTTCCGTGACATGCAAAACGGCATGGTGCCTGCCGAGTACCGGTACAGGCTGCTCATGGAGGCGAACCGGATCAAGTGGGTACATATCCGGTTTGTGGCGTCAAAGGAATCTTATGGAAGGCCTTTCAAAGTTCATGGAACGATCCAGGACATCACCGGTGCTAAGGCCGTTGAGGAGAAGTTAGAGGAATATAACCACCATCTGGAAGATTTGGTCCAGAAAAAGGTGGAGGAGGTATCCGCTTCCCAGATGGCGACCATCCATGCACTGGTAAAGCTTTCGGAGTCAAGGGATGATGACACGGGGGAACATATTGTCAGGACGGCAAAGTACTGCCGGCTTCTGGCAGAAAAGCTTTGGGAAAAGGGCGTGTACCGAAAGGAAGCGGACCAGGCCTTTATTGACAACATTACCCAGGCCAGTCCTTTGCATGACATTGGAAAGGTGGGAATTCCGGATTCTATCCTGTTAAAACCAGGAAAATTAACGGCAAAGGAATTTGAAATCATGAAAACCCATGCCACCATTGGATACCAGACCTTAGCCAGCGTGGGAGAAAAGGATACGGAAAGCGAATTCATTGAGACAGGAAAAGAGATTACTCTCTGCCATCATGAAAAATGGGATGGAAGCGGATACCCAAAAGGGCTGAAAGGGGAAGAAATTCCATTATCTGCGCGGATCATGGCCCTTGCGGATGTGTATGATGCCCTGCGGTCAAAACGTGTGTATAAAGAAGGTTACTCCCATGAAAAGAGTTCAGAGATCATTACCCAGGGCAGGGGCAGCCACTTTGACCCTTTTCTGGTGGATCTTTTTCTGGAAAACCATTGTGCTTTTTGTGAAATATTTGACCGGAATTCAAAATGCAGGGAGTGA
- a CDS encoding RrF2 family transcriptional regulator, which translates to MKFSTKGRYALRMMLEFALHPGECTKINQVAERQEISDKYLEQIVTILSRAGYVKSRRGAQGGYYLTKDPSDYTVGMILRLAEGSLVPVSCLEDEVNPCSRSQICATLMVWKKLDQAISDVVDSITLADLVEEQKRLDGQASYYEI; encoded by the coding sequence ATGAAATTTTCTACCAAGGGACGCTACGCTCTTCGTATGATGCTTGAATTTGCACTTCATCCGGGTGAATGCACAAAGATCAATCAGGTGGCAGAACGTCAGGAAATATCTGATAAATACTTAGAGCAGATTGTCACCATCTTAAGCAGAGCCGGGTATGTAAAAAGCAGAAGAGGCGCCCAGGGTGGTTATTATCTTACAAAGGATCCTTCGGACTATACCGTTGGCATGATCCTGCGGCTTGCAGAAGGAAGCCTGGTTCCAGTATCATGTCTGGAAGATGAAGTCAATCCCTGCAGCCGGTCCCAGATCTGTGCCACTCTCATGGTGTGGAAAAAGCTGGATCAGGCTATCTCCGATGTGGTAGACAGCATTACCCTGGCAGATCTGGTGGAAGAACAAAAAAGGCTGGATGGTCAGGCCAGCTATTACGAAATTTAA
- a CDS encoding MATE family efflux transporter, whose translation MKKNRGTNQIIMTEGVIWKQLLAFSLPLLAGNLFQQLYNTVDSVVVGNFIGSDALAAVGSSNSLINLIIGMFMGIGTGAGVIISQYYGARDGRKLHWAVHTSMALSLVGGVLLIVVGLIMSPLILTWMGTPEGVMPSSVAYLRIFFCGSLFNLVYNMGAGILRAVGDAKRPLYYLIVSSVVNIVLDLVFVVAFGMGTEGVGYATVIAQAVSSVLIVRALIKTDDIYQLVPQKIRIDKRMMVRILKLGIPSGIQQSIISLSNVIVQANVNSYGAAAMAGFGAYSKVDGFAMLPLQSFCMAATTFTGQNIGARKPKRVKQGMFQGIAISMAYTAIISIILYLNAKHILKIFSPDQDVISYGYSTMLILLPFYWTLAIHQILMGSIRGSGRTMVSMLIGVGNMCILRMIYINLLVPFFPSFGAVMWCYPITWITTMLMDCIYSLKARWIPKDTDQ comes from the coding sequence GTGAAAAAGAATCGAGGTACAAACCAGATCATCATGACTGAAGGGGTAATCTGGAAGCAGCTCCTGGCTTTTTCCCTGCCTCTTCTGGCCGGAAACCTGTTTCAGCAGCTTTATAATACGGTGGATTCCGTGGTGGTGGGCAATTTTATCGGAAGCGACGCCCTGGCTGCCGTAGGCTCAAGCAATTCCCTGATCAATCTGATCATTGGCATGTTTATGGGAATCGGTACAGGAGCGGGAGTCATTATATCCCAGTATTATGGGGCAAGGGATGGGAGAAAGTTACACTGGGCGGTTCACACCAGTATGGCATTGAGCCTGGTTGGAGGTGTGCTTCTGATCGTTGTGGGACTGATCATGTCGCCTCTGATCTTAACCTGGATGGGAACGCCGGAAGGGGTCATGCCCAGTTCCGTGGCGTATTTAAGAATATTTTTCTGCGGATCCCTGTTTAATCTCGTTTACAATATGGGAGCCGGTATCTTAAGGGCGGTAGGAGATGCCAAACGTCCTCTTTATTATCTAATAGTGTCCTCTGTGGTAAACATTGTCCTGGATCTTGTTTTTGTGGTTGCCTTTGGCATGGGAACAGAAGGTGTGGGATATGCGACGGTCATTGCACAGGCAGTATCTTCCGTGCTGATTGTCCGGGCCTTAATTAAAACAGATGATATTTACCAGCTGGTTCCGCAAAAGATCCGGATAGACAAGAGGATGATGGTCCGCATTTTAAAGCTTGGCATTCCCAGCGGAATCCAGCAATCCATTATTTCCCTGTCCAATGTTATTGTTCAGGCGAACGTCAACAGCTATGGCGCCGCTGCGATGGCAGGTTTCGGCGCTTACAGTAAAGTCGATGGATTTGCCATGCTCCCCCTCCAAAGCTTCTGTATGGCTGCTACCACCTTTACAGGGCAGAACATCGGGGCAAGGAAGCCGAAGCGGGTAAAACAGGGAATGTTTCAGGGTATTGCCATTAGTATGGCTTATACGGCAATCATATCAATCATTTTGTATTTAAATGCAAAGCATATCCTTAAGATCTTTTCACCGGATCAGGATGTCATTTCCTATGGGTATTCCACCATGCTCATACTCCTTCCGTTTTACTGGACTTTAGCCATTCATCAGATTTTAATGGGCAGTATACGGGGCAGCGGGCGGACTATGGTTTCCATGCTCATCGGTGTGGGAAACATGTGTATTCTGCGCATGATCTACATCAATCTGCTGGTACCATTTTTCCCCAGTTTTGGAGCAGTCATGTGGTGTTATCCTATAACATGGATCACTACCATGCTCATGGACTGCATTTACAGCTTAAAAGCCAGGTGGATACCAAAGGACACCGATCAATAG